A genomic stretch from Sphingobacterium sp. ML3W includes:
- a CDS encoding VOC family protein codes for MAKLHAYLNFDGNCEEAFTFYEKVFQTKNPGYMRYGDIPADPQMPAIPDEAKNKICHTAISINGESMLMGTDVVPAFGQQYVQGNNTYVMLMCDNAEEAKNLHTALSVNAKVVEMPLGETFFAELYSSFQDQFGICWMVYFGGSKDEDCESKG; via the coding sequence ATGGCAAAATTACACGCTTATTTAAATTTCGATGGTAACTGTGAAGAGGCTTTTACATTTTATGAGAAGGTCTTTCAAACAAAAAATCCGGGATACATGCGTTATGGTGATATCCCCGCAGATCCACAAATGCCAGCAATTCCAGATGAGGCCAAAAACAAAATCTGTCATACCGCAATTTCCATCAATGGCGAGAGCATGCTTATGGGCACCGATGTCGTTCCAGCTTTTGGCCAGCAGTACGTACAGGGCAATAATACTTATGTGATGTTGATGTGTGACAATGCTGAAGAAGCAAAAAACCTACATACGGCTTTAAGTGTCAATGCAAAAGTAGTGGAAATGCCTTTAGGAGAGACCTTTTTTGCGGAACTGTACAGTTCATTCCAAGATCAATTTGGCATCTGCTGGATGGTCTATTTCGGAGGCAGCAAAGACGAAGATTGCGAAAGCAAAGGTTAA
- the asnB gene encoding asparagine synthase B — protein sequence MCGIIGAFELKQPADSLRSQVLEMSKRIRHRGPDWSGIFTGEKALLAHERLAIVDPKSGSQPLYSPDGKVVLAVNGEIYNHHELRNSLPDYAFATQSDSEVILALYLAKGPSFVDELNGIFGFALYDSRDDSFFVARDHMGIIPLYYGKDAQGQLFVASELKSLEGFCETIEQFPPGHYLYSKEGTTPQRWYQRDWESYDTVKDNETDIAVLRKALEDAVHRQLMSDVPYGVLLSGGLDSSVIAAVTKKFASKRIETDDKEDAWYPQLHSFAVGLKGAPDLIAAQKAADHIGTIHHEINFTIQEGLDAIRDVIYHLETYDVTTIRASTPMYLLARVIKSMGIKMVLSGEGSDELFGGYLYFHKAPNAQEFHEETVRKLKKLYLYDCLRANKSLAAWGVEGRVPFLDKEFMDIAMRINPSDKMIREGKMEKWVVRKAFEDYLPESIAWRQKEQFSDGVGYSWIDTLKEQAESKISDQEFAAAAERFPINTPKNKEEFLYRTIFESHFPSAAAAQTVPSVKSVACSTPEALAWDASFQNLNDPSGRAVASVHQESYEKSKVEAV from the coding sequence ATGTGTGGAATTATTGGCGCTTTTGAATTGAAGCAACCTGCAGACTCATTGAGATCCCAAGTATTGGAAATGTCAAAACGTATTCGTCACCGTGGTCCAGATTGGTCTGGCATATTTACGGGCGAAAAAGCTTTATTGGCCCATGAGCGACTAGCCATTGTTGATCCGAAATCAGGTAGTCAACCTTTGTACAGTCCAGATGGCAAAGTTGTATTGGCTGTAAATGGCGAAATCTATAACCACCATGAATTAAGGAATAGCCTTCCGGATTATGCGTTCGCAACACAGAGCGATTCGGAGGTAATATTGGCATTGTATTTAGCCAAGGGGCCATCGTTTGTTGATGAGTTGAACGGTATCTTTGGTTTTGCGTTATATGATTCACGTGATGACTCATTTTTTGTGGCCCGTGATCACATGGGGATTATCCCATTGTATTATGGAAAAGATGCACAGGGGCAACTGTTTGTCGCTTCTGAATTAAAGTCTTTGGAAGGTTTCTGTGAGACGATCGAACAATTTCCTCCGGGGCATTATTTATATAGTAAAGAAGGTACAACACCACAGCGCTGGTACCAACGCGATTGGGAAAGCTATGATACGGTGAAAGATAATGAGACTGATATCGCTGTATTGCGTAAAGCATTGGAAGATGCAGTACATCGCCAATTGATGTCAGATGTTCCCTATGGTGTATTGCTTTCGGGAGGTCTTGACTCTTCCGTGATTGCGGCGGTGACCAAAAAATTTGCATCCAAACGTATCGAAACCGATGATAAAGAAGACGCATGGTATCCACAATTACATTCTTTTGCTGTTGGCTTGAAAGGTGCACCAGATTTAATCGCAGCACAAAAGGCGGCTGATCATATTGGAACAATCCACCATGAGATCAACTTCACTATTCAGGAAGGCTTGGACGCCATCCGCGATGTAATCTATCACCTGGAGACCTACGATGTGACGACTATTCGTGCTTCGACTCCGATGTACTTACTGGCACGTGTGATCAAATCCATGGGCATCAAAATGGTGTTGTCTGGTGAGGGGTCGGATGAGCTTTTTGGTGGCTATTTATATTTTCACAAGGCACCTAATGCGCAGGAGTTTCATGAAGAAACAGTTCGTAAACTGAAAAAACTGTACCTCTATGACTGTCTACGTGCAAATAAATCGCTAGCAGCCTGGGGTGTCGAAGGACGTGTACCTTTCCTGGATAAAGAATTTATGGATATTGCCATGCGTATTAATCCATCCGATAAAATGATCCGTGAGGGTAAAATGGAGAAATGGGTCGTACGTAAGGCTTTCGAGGATTACCTTCCGGAAAGCATTGCCTGGCGTCAAAAAGAACAGTTCTCGGATGGTGTCGGCTATAGCTGGATAGATACCTTAAAAGAACAGGCAGAAAGCAAGATTTCTGATCAGGAGTTTGCTGCAGCAGCCGAACGTTTCCCAATCAATACACCAAAGAACAAGGAGGAGTTTTTGTATAGAACAATCTTCGAATCGCATTTTCCTTCTGCTGCTGCTGCACAGACCGTTCCATCGGTAAAGTCTGTGGCTTGTAGCACACCAGAAGCCCTTGCTTGGGATGCTTCTTTCCAAAATCTGAATGATCCATCTGGAAGAGCAGTAGCCTCTGTGCATCAGGAGAGCTACGAAAAATCCAAAGTGGAAGCTGTTTAG
- a CDS encoding HopJ type III effector protein, producing the protein MKTEELLAKSKGSQLQFQEVLDHIAEQYTYNPTSFQNGNLKNSATENQGSAKVLYFAKLNDLSVADTLVLFAEHYQNVLDSPAGEGHQNIRQFMENGWDGVVFEADVLTDK; encoded by the coding sequence ATGAAAACAGAAGAATTATTAGCGAAATCAAAGGGAAGCCAGCTTCAGTTTCAGGAAGTTTTGGATCATATCGCAGAACAGTACACGTATAATCCGACGTCGTTTCAAAATGGAAACCTGAAAAACTCGGCAACGGAAAATCAGGGGAGTGCGAAAGTATTGTATTTCGCTAAACTAAATGATCTTTCTGTCGCAGATACCTTGGTTTTGTTTGCGGAGCATTATCAGAATGTATTGGATAGCCCCGCGGGTGAGGGACATCAAAATATCCGCCAGTTTATGGAAAATGGCTGGGATGGGGTTGTTTTTGAGGCTGATGTACTGACCGATAAATAA
- a CDS encoding M20/M25/M40 family metallo-hydrolase, protein MKRYTKQRNLKSFGLILMLLSSSAIFAQNKDAVVAAIVQEAQANSQLENYAFELVDMIGPRLVGSPQMQQAHDWVVKQYTALGADARNEPYGEWRSWERGISAVTMTYPRIKSLEGTQLAFSPMTKEKGVEAEVVAMPLFSSQADFQSWLKTVKGKIVLIGMNPISGRSDANWKESASAQSYEKYLALKNGQLKQWELSMTYTGSTRRTLPLVLENAGAVGVIDSYWTELPGLTRIFDAKSKQIPVFNIALEDYGLLHRMAVRGVKPRILLQGKSNELGTAKTYNSIAEIKGKEKPNEYVVLSAHLDSWDGASGATDNATGVITMMEAVRILRKVYPENKRTILVGNWGSEEQGLNGSSAFVEDHPDIAKNIQVVWNQDNGTGRIVRIGGSGFEKAYEYIGRWLQYLPEEFRNEIQSSFPGMPGTGGSDHSSFVQKGIPAFGLSSTSWDYGKVTWHTNRDTYDKIVFDEVKQNAIIVAILTYLACEEPELVSREKIVLPVDKTGKQMEWPTNLQSKRTSGN, encoded by the coding sequence ATGAAACGATATACTAAACAAAGAAATTTGAAGTCTTTTGGGCTGATACTTATGCTATTGAGTAGCTCAGCAATTTTTGCACAAAATAAAGATGCTGTTGTTGCGGCTATTGTCCAGGAAGCCCAGGCAAATTCCCAGCTCGAAAACTATGCTTTTGAACTTGTTGATATGATCGGTCCACGTTTGGTTGGGAGTCCACAGATGCAGCAGGCACATGACTGGGTAGTCAAACAATACACCGCACTTGGTGCGGATGCACGAAATGAACCTTATGGAGAATGGCGTTCCTGGGAAAGAGGGATCTCAGCGGTGACGATGACCTACCCTCGGATTAAATCTCTCGAAGGCACGCAATTAGCCTTTAGTCCGATGACAAAGGAAAAAGGTGTAGAAGCAGAAGTGGTGGCGATGCCTTTGTTTAGTTCTCAGGCTGATTTCCAGTCCTGGCTAAAAACGGTAAAAGGTAAAATTGTCCTGATCGGCATGAACCCGATCTCGGGTCGTTCGGATGCCAACTGGAAGGAATCTGCCTCTGCCCAAAGCTATGAAAAATATCTGGCCTTAAAGAATGGGCAGCTCAAGCAATGGGAACTTAGTATGACCTACACCGGAAGTACACGACGTACGCTGCCATTGGTATTGGAAAACGCTGGAGCAGTAGGTGTGATTGATTCTTACTGGACCGAACTTCCGGGGCTTACACGGATTTTTGATGCGAAATCGAAGCAGATTCCTGTTTTTAATATCGCTTTGGAGGATTATGGCCTCCTTCACCGTATGGCTGTGCGTGGCGTCAAACCTCGTATACTCTTGCAGGGTAAATCCAATGAACTTGGTACAGCGAAGACTTATAATAGCATTGCTGAGATCAAAGGAAAAGAGAAGCCCAATGAGTATGTAGTTCTGTCGGCACATTTAGATTCATGGGATGGGGCTTCGGGTGCGACAGACAATGCAACGGGAGTGATTACGATGATGGAAGCGGTTCGCATCCTGCGGAAAGTATATCCCGAAAATAAAAGAACGATCCTGGTCGGCAACTGGGGAAGTGAGGAACAAGGCTTGAACGGCTCATCGGCTTTTGTGGAAGATCATCCCGATATTGCCAAAAATATACAGGTCGTCTGGAATCAGGATAATGGAACGGGACGTATTGTGCGTATAGGTGGCAGTGGTTTTGAAAAGGCGTATGAATATATCGGTCGTTGGTTACAGTATCTACCCGAAGAATTTCGCAACGAGATCCAGAGCAGCTTTCCGGGAATGCCGGGAACAGGTGGAAGTGACCACTCTTCTTTTGTACAAAAAGGGATTCCGGCCTTTGGCCTTTCTTCCACTTCTTGGGATTATGGAAAAGTAACCTGGCATACGAATCGGGATACCTACGATAAAATTGTCTTCGATGAGGTCAAGCAGAATGCGATTATTGTAGCGATATTAACTTACCTCGCTTGTGAGGAGCCGGAATTGGTGTCAAGAGAGAAAATCGTATTACCTGTGGATAAAACTGGTAAACAAATGGAATGGCCAACAAATTTACAGTCCAAAAGGACAAGTGGTAATTAA
- a CDS encoding dihydroneopterin aldolase, protein MATILQTVSLKEARFYAPIGYYEEEQILGNEFFVSIDVSFPFHNTETEDLRNTLNYEELYQITARVMQPKRKLLESAAAEILEQIRLGVPHAEMIEVVIRKSNPPFGGDLSYSQVGLKYLND, encoded by the coding sequence ATGGCAACCATTTTACAGACAGTCTCATTGAAAGAAGCGCGTTTTTATGCGCCAATTGGCTATTACGAGGAAGAACAGATTCTCGGGAATGAATTTTTTGTGTCTATTGATGTCTCTTTCCCTTTTCATAATACAGAAACCGAAGATTTGCGTAATACGCTAAACTATGAAGAACTATACCAGATCACTGCACGTGTGATGCAGCCCAAACGGAAACTGCTGGAATCTGCAGCTGCGGAAATATTGGAACAGATTCGGTTAGGGGTGCCGCATGCCGAAATGATCGAGGTTGTCATTCGCAAATCGAATCCACCTTTTGGCGGCGATTTATCCTATTCGCAGGTTGGTTTGAAATACCTGAATGATTAA
- a CDS encoding ATP-binding protein, whose translation MNIYDLVIADKEKIALEDVFLAEDSRQKLQQLIKEHRYIQELSQYGLPVSNKILLHGYSGCGKTTTAKALATALDKPIYILNLSNLISSRIGETSQHIKQVFDKAGREKAVLFLDEFDQIGKARISEEKDVGEMRRLVNTIIQLIDYFPNEAVLIAATNHPEILDTAIIRRFQLRLAFELPTHAQLDAYYAKLFSPFPQYDALVSRIYDVSYAEAKDYIYDAVKFLLISALEQQERPEPEG comes from the coding sequence ATGAATATTTACGATCTTGTTATAGCCGATAAGGAAAAGATAGCATTAGAAGATGTTTTTTTAGCGGAAGATAGTCGGCAGAAACTGCAACAGTTGATTAAGGAACATCGCTATATTCAAGAGCTCTCGCAATATGGTCTGCCTGTAAGCAACAAGATTCTATTGCACGGTTATTCAGGTTGCGGAAAAACAACGACGGCAAAAGCGCTGGCGACAGCACTCGACAAACCGATCTATATCTTGAATCTGAGTAACTTGATCTCATCCCGCATCGGTGAGACTTCACAGCATATCAAGCAGGTCTTTGACAAGGCTGGACGTGAAAAAGCTGTACTGTTTCTCGATGAATTTGACCAGATCGGAAAAGCGCGGATCAGTGAAGAGAAAGATGTAGGAGAGATGCGCCGCCTGGTGAACACGATTATCCAACTAATCGACTATTTTCCCAACGAAGCTGTATTGATTGCGGCAACCAACCATCCCGAGATATTGGATACAGCAATTATTCGGCGATTTCAACTTCGCCTGGCTTTTGAATTACCCACTCATGCGCAGCTGGATGCTTATTATGCTAAACTATTTTCCCCCTTTCCCCAATATGATGCTTTGGTATCACGGATTTATGATGTTTCCTATGCAGAGGCAAAAGATTATATCTACGATGCTGTTAAGTTTTTGCTGATTAGCGCACTGGAACAACAAGAAAGACCAGAACCAGAAGGGTAA
- a CDS encoding Crp/Fnr family transcriptional regulator, with amino-acid sequence MDLIGTFYSDLALTPDELNSIKEKHEAITMKKGDFILHKGQVSNAYFLIEYGLTRSFLHDYEGNEVTIGFCSDNDVVIEVASFFQRTPTVENIQALADTKLWKIRFEDHQELFHRIPEFREWGRSWMAAELVHSKNRAIAMITEPATSRYLRLIKEKPILIQQAPLKHIASYLGITDTSLSRIRKEIVHGN; translated from the coding sequence ATGGATCTAATAGGAACTTTTTACAGTGACCTGGCACTTACGCCCGATGAACTGAATTCCATAAAAGAGAAACACGAGGCCATTACGATGAAAAAAGGTGATTTTATACTACACAAAGGGCAGGTTTCAAATGCCTACTTTTTAATAGAATATGGCCTTACACGATCTTTTTTGCACGACTACGAAGGCAACGAGGTCACGATCGGCTTTTGCAGCGACAACGATGTCGTTATTGAAGTTGCTTCTTTTTTTCAACGTACGCCAACGGTGGAAAATATTCAGGCGCTTGCGGACACCAAGCTTTGGAAAATACGATTTGAAGATCATCAGGAATTATTTCATCGTATTCCTGAATTTAGGGAATGGGGGCGTTCATGGATGGCAGCAGAACTGGTCCACAGCAAAAATAGGGCTATTGCCATGATCACCGAACCCGCGACCAGCCGATACCTGCGTTTGATCAAAGAAAAACCAATCCTGATCCAGCAGGCCCCTTTAAAACATATCGCCTCTTATCTCGGCATCACAGATACCTCATTGAGCCGTATCCGAAAAGAAATTGTTCACGGCAATTAA
- a CDS encoding S9 family peptidase, protein MKRIALFFLLASALTSHAQRNLNLEETVFGPRTYAPTSITAASWIPKSNSLSYLDKSYQNLLSKSAATNWTETGLLSKTELETALKAAIPNETFSLRMFPYDYKWRDGNSLLLQVDGKDKVYTVVYNVKSKNIESFIGNDSQGANRELSTDLSKVAYLVDNNIAIVDKNGKVTAVTNDSDKGIVNGSDYTHRQEFGIKKGMWWNAQNDKLLYYRKNETMVANYPLPQWSPKVAEIKWIKYPMTGQKSEEVTLVVYNSVTGQKVTLQTGDHSEQYLTSVNWDPSGKFIYVGVLNRGQNDLKFNKYNAETGALVKTLFEETATTWVEPENPLTFLPNTADQFLYQSDKDGYNQLYLYNTEGKLIKKLGFKDIVLENLLEFSADGNKISYIGVTNNGMDRQLFEVNLKSGKTVQLTNESGIHQASLSGDGKYIYDQYSDLKTPNMIQIKEVKSGKGTVLVKADNPFSGKINNPKIEFVQLTSADGKYPLTGRIIYPNDFDPAKKYPVMYYLYGGSHSQLVSNKWLGGAGYFDLYMAQQGYIVFTMDNRGTNYRGRDFYTATHRNLGQNEMADQLKGIEFLKSKSFVDQQRMGIFGWSFGGFMTTSFMLHHNDIFKAAVAGGPVIDWKFYEVMYGERYMDTPQENPEGYKLTSLLNKADQLKGRLLIIHGAQDPVVVQQNSMEFLEACIKAGKQVDYFLYPTHEHNVMGKDRIHMYEKIADYFNQHLKK, encoded by the coding sequence ATGAAAAGAATTGCGCTATTCTTCTTGTTGGCAAGTGCCTTAACCAGCCATGCCCAACGAAACCTTAATTTGGAAGAAACGGTATTCGGACCGCGCACCTATGCGCCAACATCGATTACCGCAGCTTCCTGGATACCGAAATCAAACAGCCTCTCTTACCTCGATAAATCGTATCAAAATCTACTCTCCAAAAGTGCAGCAACCAATTGGACAGAGACGGGCTTGTTGTCTAAAACTGAGCTCGAAACAGCTTTAAAAGCTGCAATTCCAAACGAAACATTTAGCTTACGCATGTTTCCTTACGACTATAAATGGCGTGATGGCAATTCACTCTTGCTCCAGGTAGATGGCAAAGACAAGGTATATACAGTCGTCTATAATGTCAAGTCCAAAAATATCGAAAGTTTTATCGGCAACGATAGCCAAGGCGCTAACCGCGAACTAAGCACAGACCTTTCTAAAGTTGCTTATTTGGTAGACAATAATATCGCCATCGTTGACAAAAACGGAAAAGTAACGGCAGTAACCAACGACAGCGACAAAGGTATTGTAAATGGTAGTGATTATACCCACCGGCAGGAATTCGGCATAAAAAAAGGCATGTGGTGGAATGCTCAAAATGACAAGCTGCTCTACTACCGCAAAAATGAAACCATGGTCGCCAACTACCCACTCCCCCAATGGAGTCCGAAAGTTGCCGAAATCAAATGGATAAAATATCCCATGACAGGGCAAAAGTCGGAGGAGGTAACACTGGTTGTCTACAACAGTGTCACTGGACAAAAAGTAACCTTACAGACCGGAGATCATAGCGAACAATACCTGACCAGTGTAAACTGGGATCCTTCAGGCAAATTCATTTATGTAGGCGTTCTCAACCGCGGTCAAAATGACCTCAAGTTCAATAAATACAATGCTGAAACTGGAGCATTGGTTAAAACATTGTTTGAGGAAACCGCAACAACTTGGGTAGAGCCAGAAAATCCACTAACCTTCTTACCAAACACAGCGGATCAATTTCTTTACCAATCCGACAAAGATGGCTACAACCAGCTTTACCTCTACAATACGGAGGGAAAACTGATTAAAAAATTAGGTTTCAAGGATATTGTATTGGAAAACCTCTTGGAATTCTCGGCTGATGGAAACAAAATAAGCTATATTGGTGTCACCAATAATGGTATGGACCGTCAATTATTTGAGGTAAACCTCAAATCCGGAAAAACAGTACAGCTAACAAATGAATCGGGCATACACCAGGCATCTTTGAGTGGTGATGGCAAGTATATCTATGACCAATATAGTGACCTGAAAACGCCAAACATGATCCAGATCAAGGAGGTCAAATCAGGCAAGGGAACTGTCCTGGTTAAAGCTGACAATCCATTCAGTGGAAAAATTAATAATCCAAAAATAGAATTTGTCCAACTGACTTCGGCTGATGGCAAATATCCACTGACCGGCCGTATCATCTATCCAAATGATTTTGACCCTGCGAAGAAATATCCGGTCATGTATTATCTGTATGGCGGTTCTCATTCGCAATTGGTTTCCAACAAATGGTTGGGTGGAGCAGGTTACTTTGATCTCTACATGGCCCAACAGGGATATATCGTTTTTACGATGGACAATCGCGGTACCAATTACCGAGGCCGTGATTTTTATACCGCTACCCACCGTAACCTTGGCCAAAATGAAATGGCCGATCAGCTTAAAGGAATTGAATTCCTAAAATCAAAATCCTTTGTCGATCAACAACGCATGGGGATCTTCGGATGGAGCTTCGGTGGATTTATGACGACTTCATTTATGTTACATCATAATGATATTTTTAAAGCCGCAGTCGCTGGAGGTCCAGTTATTGACTGGAAGTTTTATGAAGTAATGTATGGTGAGCGTTATATGGACACACCTCAGGAAAACCCTGAAGGATATAAACTGACATCCTTATTAAATAAGGCCGATCAGCTAAAAGGACGGTTGTTGATCATCCATGGCGCGCAAGACCCAGTAGTGGTACAACAAAACAGCATGGAGTTTTTGGAAGCCTGTATTAAGGCCGGGAAACAAGTCGATTATTTCTTATACCCTACTCACGAACATAATGTGATGGGCAAAGATCGTATCCATATGTACGAGAAAATTGCGGATTATTTTAATCAGCATCTAAAAAAATAA
- a CDS encoding Hsp20/alpha crystallin family protein — MALIKFPTKSLNTDAVNPFVNTVFDNLFNDNFISDRLVSRVPAVNISESEKSFKIEMAAPGLDKSDFRINVDKNLITISAEKKEEQVSEEKLYSKKEFNYSSFSRSFTLPETVDYSNIEAAYEGGILILTVGKKEDAIIAKRLIEVK, encoded by the coding sequence ATGGCATTAATTAAATTCCCTACAAAAAGTTTGAATACCGACGCAGTAAACCCATTTGTAAATACTGTATTTGACAATCTATTTAATGATAATTTTATTTCAGATCGTTTAGTTTCACGTGTTCCTGCGGTGAATATTTCGGAGTCTGAAAAATCATTTAAGATCGAAATGGCAGCTCCAGGATTGGATAAATCAGATTTTAGAATCAATGTAGATAAAAATCTGATCACTATTTCAGCAGAGAAAAAAGAAGAGCAAGTAAGTGAAGAAAAACTATATAGCAAGAAGGAATTCAATTATAGTTCATTTTCAAGATCATTTACCTTGCCTGAAACGGTTGACTATAGCAATATTGAAGCAGCCTATGAGGGTGGAATATTGATTTTAACTGTTGGCAAGAAAGAAGACGCCATTATTGCAAAGCGTTTGATCGAAGTAAAATAG
- a CDS encoding DUF1080 domain-containing protein: MNFSLSSALSLAILCGSSAIHAQTNMKPSDTEYYKPVPPTVTLNKGIPSDAIVLFDGKDLSKWKSEKGNANWTVANNTLEVKPGTGNIETTEHFGDFQLHIEWKSPELIKGEGQGRGNSGIFLQGLYEIQVLDNNNNPTYVNGGAGSLYKQRPPLAQVIVTDKWHVYDIIYKAPQFNKDSLLISKGTVTVLHNGVLVQNNTQIDGTTEYIGLPKQLSHGPGPIILQDHGDLVQFRNIWLRKL, encoded by the coding sequence ATGAACTTTTCTTTATCTTCGGCACTAAGCCTGGCGATCTTATGCGGTTCCAGCGCAATCCATGCCCAAACAAATATGAAACCCAGCGATACAGAATATTACAAACCTGTTCCGCCAACAGTAACACTTAACAAGGGAATCCCAAGTGATGCCATTGTTCTTTTTGACGGTAAGGATCTGAGCAAATGGAAGAGCGAAAAGGGAAATGCAAATTGGACAGTAGCCAACAATACGCTTGAAGTAAAACCTGGAACTGGAAATATCGAGACAACCGAACATTTCGGTGACTTTCAACTCCATATTGAATGGAAGAGTCCCGAGCTAATCAAGGGTGAAGGACAAGGCAGAGGGAATAGTGGCATTTTCCTGCAGGGGCTCTATGAAATCCAGGTATTGGACAACAATAACAATCCGACCTATGTTAATGGTGGTGCGGGAAGTCTTTACAAACAACGTCCGCCGTTGGCTCAGGTCATCGTAACGGACAAATGGCATGTGTACGATATCATCTACAAGGCTCCCCAGTTTAACAAAGACAGTCTATTGATCAGCAAAGGCACAGTCACTGTTCTCCATAATGGCGTCCTTGTCCAGAATAACACCCAGATTGATGGCACAACAGAGTACATAGGACTTCCGAAACAACTGAGCCATGGTCCCGGCCCCATTATCCTGCAAGATCATGGTGATCTGGTCCAGTTTAGAAATATCTGGCTCCGCAAACTATAG